Below is a genomic region from Raphanus sativus cultivar WK10039 chromosome 4, ASM80110v3, whole genome shotgun sequence.
aataaaacatatttcttTGTATAGTATATATGGTTAGTATGGAGTAGTAGTAAGAAAGTGGAGTACCTTGCCATCATATTCTTTCTTTAGTAAAACCTCTGGAGCAATATAAGCAGGGGTTCCAACAGTTGATTTTGGCTGTGAATGTAACACCGAGGActagaaaaaacaaacaagagcatgcacaactttttttaaaaaaaattgaagacagaatctaacaaaatttaaatatcatgaaattttatatatttttgtatatgttttgaCAAAGAAAAGATACCTTGGAATATCCAAAATCACATATCTTTAGACGAGGGGCAGGGCTACCATCTAGTAACGTATTCTCGAGCTTCAAATCTCGGTGACATACTTGCtacaacataaaaaaaaaactgaatcacATGAGAGCTAGTTGATTTTCACAGAGGatgtaaaacaaaacattttctcATTACCATAGCATGACAATAACTAACTCCTGAAATGAGTTGCTGGAAGAAAAACCTTGCCTACACGGTAATAACCAAACACATTCATTAATACTCGGCATATGAAGAGAAGACTTGTTTACTCAAGAAAACAACCTCGTCTTCGCTGAACCGGCCTGCATTGCAGATACGCTCAAAGAGTTCTCCTCCGGCTGCGTATTCCATAACAATAGCCAAATGAGTTGGTGTTAATATGACCTGAAATCAAACAGgagaatttatataaaaaaaaatatagttaattTCACTTGAACTTAATAATAAGAAAGGTTAAGAGAGTTGAAGCCAAACCTCTTTGAATCTTACTATATTGGGATGTCTTAAGGACCTGTGATTAATTATCTCCCTTTTCACATTTTCATCTATCTGTAATTAATATAAGCATTATaccaattatgaaattttagatACCAGAACAAAGAAATGAACAATATGTTAgaaatatttactaatattaaTTAACATCAATGATCAAAACCATTTCATAAACCATAACATCTCAATGAGAATAAGACAAGAACAAAACACTTTACCTTCTCACCTCGCTCGATATATTTGACAGCAACAAGCTCGTTACTCTGCTTGTCTCTCATTAACCTCGCAACTCCGAAGTTACCGGACCCAATATCTTTGACGAGCTCGTACCTATCGCTATCGTGCATGATCGGCAAATCCATCGGTCCACTCACTGCTGGTCGATCCATTCTTGTCTCTCTGCGACTTCAGTTTGTCTTAGCTTAAGATCAGATCAGGTTTTCTGGGAGATATCTAACAGAGACTCGACATTTTACATCTGAGGAAATGAGAGACTGTAACGTGGAGGAATTTAAGCCGTTGAAATTGAGAAAGAGTAGTGGGtggcgatgatgatgatgatgatgatgaaagtTATGGGTGTGTGGGAAAGAGACTTTACAGAGATTTTAAGACCCGTGAAATCTTGAACCAACAACAAGTGGGTTTCTTGAGATCCTTTTGTTCATTTGTTTGATcgctgtctttttttttcttgattcaGTTCAAAGACGATaacgaagaaagaagaaagaaagctCGTGATCTAGAGATTGGTTTCTTTCTCTATCTATCTTTCTCTATCAGCTCTCGCATGAAACAAGCTCTCTGTTCTGTTTAAACCTAatagaggagagagagagaaaaaagactTTTCACATTTTGTTAAATGTGATTTGTCAAAATTATGGGGGATGGTCAGAAATGACGGAAGTGCCCTACGTTCTTACAAAAGAAGCGATGTCAGAGGTTCGACTTCTGACAAACAATTGCAGTTTGTTAAATTATTGATACAAATTTAAGACTTTTTAGTACTAGTTACGGATGTACACaataaaatatggaaaatcttaccttgatatttttgttatcaCATCACTagaaatatttaagaaaattgtaacaaaatataactttaatggttaaaatacaatataatcaatttaaaatagttattaaaGGATCataaatcttacatttttaattagttaaaaatgaaaaatacacGTAGTAATAACATTCGAACAAAATCTTGAAAACCCgcattatgttttgttttttggttttggacaTTCCCCAAGGTCAATCAATTGAtctaattttagaaaatactttCCTTTCCGGtatataaaaagtattttcacatttaaaaatgaaaaataaaatagagaagaTTACTGCATTTGGCGAGATATTGCTGGCTAATTTGTCCGATCTCCACCTAAAAGTAGAAATCGATATCATCAGAGAGATTCATAGCCCATTCTCTAGATATATTATAATAGTGTGAATGCTCCTCCACATGACGCAATATgatatacttatattttaatcatattaaaaaatatttccgTGTGTACTATACCGAATACACTCTTCTAGAGATTAACtcgtggatgcagtgcagagtCAAACACATGAACATTTTGACCtcctttttattaaaaaaaggtTCCTCAAAATTTTGTCTTTGCTTAAAATCTTAACATCAGTTTAGAAAAGAACAAATACTTTGTCAATGTTTAGCTGACTGTGTGTAATGTGTTACAAGAGTTTGTAGCATGTGGAAAGTCATATAAGGACAAATTGAAGTTGGCCTTTTTGGAGGGAACATAAATGGAGTAGTAGACTTACTATTCAAGCCCAACATTGGGACACATAATAACCCAGTACAAGCCCATCTTATTAAGTTCATgtaattacatttatttataaaaagatcGCATCTCACTTTTTTTACAGTGGTCATAAGACTCTTGGCTTCTGTATGATCTACCAAACCAAACCTACAACAAACAAACGCTTGCTCATTCACATGATAATACATTCATTTTGAACTCTATTCTGGTTCAAATTCTGTAGCTGCAATATGCCTAACACGCTGAGCAAGACGTCTCCTCCGATATAACCCCACCACGCGCAGAATCAAGATCATTGCAATAGCAGTGTAGTCGAACACCGTCACTATTCTGAACCCTCCTGTACAAAACGGGCAACATTAAACAGCGCTTGAAGTCACACAATCTCAAACAACTAAGATTATCGGAGTTCCAAATGATTCTTGGAAAACTGGTTATAGGATTTGTGAGAGGCAACTTACCCGTTGGGATGAAGCTAAACTCTGCCGCAGTGTAAAGGGTACTCATCAACATCTGCAACACCTGAAGAAACTTAGTTTCTCGTCCTTCAACGATATATCTGTGTAGCCTTGTTTTGGTCATTAGTACATACAACAAATGACAACAAATACTTAGTGGGCAGAGGTAGtaactaaacactaaactataAAGAGTAAGGCGTCCGATACTGCACTATAAACAAGATTGGAACTTTAATAAAGGTAAGATGTTCTTAACTGCAAAGATGCGAACTTCATGAAAATACAAAGTGTTTGTATCTGGATCCATCATGTGCCACACCAATCTCTTTATCAGCAAAGGCAGCTCCTGCAACTTCTGAAACATTCGAACGAAACTGGTTTTGTTCCATTTACAGACAAGCAAGATAAAAGAATACAAAAGAAGGTTATACCTGAAGAAAGCCAGTTAAACCTCCAACAAAGAGACGGTTATACCTACGGATCTTAGCAAGAACCTCCTTCACCTCTTGCTCTTGCCGCTGTTGCAAGGATGCTTCCGGTGACAGCGTGGTGATGTGTCGAACACACATAGGACACTTGCAAGGCTTAGAGACTGCAGCATAGTTCCAATACTGCAATATACAGCTTCCTGgtaatgtaattaattaatcagCGAAAGTACACTAAACATAAAACTCTTGTTAATTAATGTTGTCCAAAACACACACTACGAATGGAACCCTAAATCAGTACCGAACCCTAAGCAATTCCCCCAGAGAAGCTACCAATGATATATTAAGATGAAACACTTAACCGCAATACCAATGGCCACAGTTGCCTCGACAGGGGACCGTGAAGGAGCTAAAACAGATCGGGCAACAATCATCCTCTGGAGGCGTCTCCACCGCTTCGTTCCGATCAAAAATCACCTCGGCGGTTGTTGTTACATCCATTTGCTTGTTTCTCTCTCTTCGTTTCGTCACTTTCTTagaagattcttttttttacgAAATGAGAAAATTGAAACATCTTTTTTTGTGCACCGGATTTAAGACAGCTTATTAAAGAGGATAAACTTCGAAGATAAAATTCAAAGCGTATGTTCAGAATCAAATGACAGTTTTACCCAGGTTAGTTCCGGCAAGGCAAGGGATCTATTTAGACAGATGTTGCTGTAGTAAAGATACAAGGATGTTTTTGCcaatataattatcatttttttaataaacagcCAATATAATTACTTTAACAATATTAACAAATTGTGGCAAGGCATTGTAAGAAAAAGGATTTACATACACAGTATAATAGTAAACTTAtgaaacaatatattttgattgatttagAAATCcatgtattatttataaatccatgtaaaataacaaatttttaaattctctcaaatatgtatttacaaaaaaattggaGGGTTTTCCTCGGATTTCAatctttctatttttaacaATGATTGAAAAACACTTTATTATTAAAtctattataaaatcaaatctattattatatttgtatgaTTGAATAAGACTTGATTAAGAATTTAGTGGGTGTGTTATATCAATAACACCAATCATTACTCCAAAGATTAAGTTTGTAGGGAtcactattttaaaaatctaaaagctataagtaatattaaaaataaattcatatttCAAAGTGTTGTATAAAGTACCGTTTAcagttaattatatttaaatcttTGGGAGATATGAAGAGTTCTTAGAATTTGGATTGTGCTAATAAGTGCTAAATGTAACTAGATATAGGTattcatgtatttttaaatgaCTAACAGGTAAAATTTTAAGAACCAAGATCATTGCAATAGCAGTGTAGTCGAACACCGTCACTATTCTGAACCCTCCTGTACAAAACGGGTAACATTAAACAGCGCTTGAAGTCACACAATATCAAACTAAGATTATCGGAGTTCCAAATGATTCTTGGAAAACTGGTTATAGGATTTGTGAGAGGCAACTTACCCGTTGGAATGAAGCTAAACTCTGCTGCAGTGTAAAGGGTACTCATCAACATCTGCAACACCTGAAGAAACTTAGTTTCTCGTCCTTCAATGATAGATCTGTGTAGCCTTGTTTTGGTCATTAGTATATACAACAAAGACTTAGTGGGCAGAGGTGGtaactaaacactaaactataAAGAGTAAGGCGTCCGATACTGCACTATAAACAAGATTGAAACTTTAATAAAGGTAAGATGTTCTTAACTGCAAAGATGCGAACTTCATGAAAATACAAAGTGTTTGTATCTGGATCCATCATGTGCCACACCAATCGCTTAATCAGCAAAGGCAGCTCCTGCAGCTTCTGAAACATTCGAACGAATCTGGTTTTGTTCCATTTACAGACAAGCAAGATAAAAGAATACAAAAGACACGGTTATACCTGAAGAAAGCCAGTTAAACCTCCAACAAAGAGACGGTTATACCTACGGATCTTAGCAAGAACCTCCTTCACCTCTTGCTCTTGCCGCTGTTGCAAGGATGCTTCCGGTGACAGCGTGGTGATGTGTCGAACACACATAGGACACTTGCAAGGCTTAGAGACTGCAGCATAGTTCCAATACTGCAAGATGCAGCTTCCTGGTAATGTAATGTAATTAATCAATCAGCGAAAGTACACTAAACATAAAACTCTTGTTAATTAATGTGTCCAAACAGATACATAAGCTAAGCAATTCCCCCAGAGAAGCTACCAAATGATATATTAAGATGAAACACTTAACCGCAATACCAATGGCCACAGTTGCCTCGACAGGGGACCGTGAAGGAGCTAAAACAGATCGGGCAACAATCATCCTCTGGAGGCGTCTCCACCGCTTCGTTCCGATCAAAAATCACCTCGGCGGTTGTTGTTACATCCATTTGCTTGTTTCTCTCTCTTCGTTTCCTCACTTTCTTagaagattcttttttttacgaaatgagaaaaaattgaaacatctttttttttgtgcaccgGATTTAAGACAGCTTATTAAAGAGGATAAACTTCGAAGATAAAATTCAAAGCGTATGTTCAGAATCAAATGACAGTTTTACCCAGGTTAGTTCCGGCAAGGCAAGGGATCTATTTAGACAGATGTTGCTGTAGTAAAGATACAAGGATGTTTTTGCcaatataattatcatttttttttaataaacagcCAATATAATTACTTTAACAATATTAACAAATTGTGGCAAGGCATTGTAAGAAAAACGATTTACATACATAGTATAATAGTAAACTTAtgaaacaatatattttgattgatttagAAATCcatgtattatttataaatctaagtaaaataaacaaattttcaaattctctcaaatttttatttacaaaagaTCCGGAGGTTTTTTCCTcggatttgaattttttattttttttaacaatgatTGAtactaaaaagaatatattaaaattagttGTACGTACGTTTAACAcgcaaaataattaaaaataaaatacatggTAAAACATAAGcattgacaaaaaaacacaagtaaaacataagaaaattttaagcatttttttaaaaaaaaattatgaaataaaattttgaaatttcaattttagaatttaaaaacaaaacatatattatacatatatatttttttgtctcatTGGTATCATTCCCTGTACTAGAGCATGGTTATATGAATTTGTATATGTAGCTAATACTGTAACATTGCTGTTTGATCCGTTTGATTAATGTTGTGCCtgtttttgatttgattttaggACTCTACCTTCAAGTACCAAAAGAGTATTCTTGTGGATCTCTCTTTGTTTATCTCTGTTGGTAATGGCAAGCCTAGAAGATGAGAGACCAGATTATTTGGCTATGGCAGCATTGAGGGCGTCTTTGCATCGTCCAGACGATATAGATTGGACTAGCACATATTATTGCACTTGGGCAGAACTGGATTGTGACAAGAACAACCGCGTCACAATCATACATCTCTCTTACAGAGGATTTTCAGGAAGTCTACCTCCGGAGTTAATTAACCTGACTGCTCTGAGAGTTTTCGAGATAATAGGCAATCAGATTTCTGGAATCATTCCTACAGGACAGAACTGCAGTATCTGCAAATGGTTGCTTTGTCCAGTAATTTGCTCAGGGACCAACGCCGAAATTCAACACTATGGTTCAAGTTAATATAATCTAGGAAACCcatgtattatttataaatttacataCATAGTATAATAGTAGACTTAtgaaacaatatattttgattgatttagAAATCcatgtattatttataaatccaagtaaaataaacaaattttcaaattcTCTCAAATTTgtatttacaaaaaattatgaGGGTTTTCCTCGGATTTGAatctttctatttttaacaattattGAAAAACACTTTATTATTAAATCTATTatgaaatcaaatatattattaaatttgtatgattgaataacacttgattaAAAATTTAGTGGATGTGTGTTATATCAATAGCACCAATCATTACTCAAAAGAATAAGTTTGTAGGGATcactattataaaaatttaaaagctataagtaatattaaaaataaattcatatttCAAAGTGTTGTATAAAGTACTGTTTAcagttaattatatttaaatcttTGGGAGATATGAAGAGTTCTTAGAATTTAGATTGTGCTAATAAGTGCTAAATGTAACTAGATATAGGTCTTCATGTATTTTTACATGACTAACaggtaaaattttaataactttaaGAGGTTGTATATACATTAAGcacacaaaataatttaaaataaataatacatatattgtcaaaaaaatacatattaaaacataagcactgacaaaaaaacataagtaaaagTAAAACATAAGCAAATTtaagcaattttttttaaaatatgaaaataaatattttagatctcagttttagatttttagataaacatattttatatttttgttttccctcttttatttcttcttcttctccatctctttcCTATGTTTACGAACAAAATTTCCCTCTTATAACTGAGCAACATGAATATGTTCATCATTTGTATCAAATATATGTGGTAACTAACATCTCACCGGCCAGATTTAAAAGAAATTGGCTAGTCGATGTTACTATTTCTGGAATCAGTTTTTCATTTGTCCCCTTTGACTGAAGAGGAAAATATAAACTGGTATATGAACCAGCTTTAAATCatttatctaaaaaaattagtataaaaaACAAGTCTATAAAGTAAACTGATtagtgtgtgtgttttatatcAATAGCACCAATCATTACTCAAAATAGTAAATTTGTAGGGATTACTATTTTAGAAATCTAAGGCTataagtaaattaaaaatgaattcatatttcaaagtgttgtataaaatattgtttatagtttattatatttaaatgtttggGAGATGTGAAGAGTATTTAAGTGTTCAATGTGCTAATTTAATTGTTAACTAAATGTAACTAGATATATGTATCCATTTAGTTTTTATATGACTAAAAGGTAAAATCTTAATAATTTAAAAGGTTGTACGTACGCTGAACAcgcaaaataattaaaaataaaaatacatgttaAAATATAAGcattgacaaaaaaacacaagtaaaacataagaaaactttaagcaattttttttaaaaaaatatgaaataaaaaattgaaatttcaaTTTTAGAGTTTTagataaacatattttatacataCATTTTTGTGAAGCGTATTTATGCAAATGGTTGACTTGTTACAACTTATCTGAAATTTATACAAAGTTGATTTGTTATGAAAATAGACCATACCCGAGCTGAAGGCGATATCCATATCACAACATGGTTCGGGAAGATGCTTCGTGCagaatacatttttttgaaagCTATTGAAGGATCTTGTGTTGAAAGCTATTGAAGGATCTTGTGCAGTCTTCTGAGCACAACGAGATCGAGATGGCTGAGCACAACGAGATCGAGATGGTTGAGCACAA
It encodes:
- the LOC108849934 gene encoding serine/threonine-protein kinase SRK2E-like, which translates into the protein MDRPAVSGPMDLPIMHDSDRYELVKDIGSGNFGVARLMRDKQSNELVAVKYIERGEKIDENVKREIINHRSLRHPNIVRFKEVILTPTHLAIVMEYAAGGELFERICNAGRFSEDEARFFFQQLISGVSYCHAMQVCHRDLKLENTLLDGSPAPRLKICDFGYSKSSVLHSQPKSTVGTPAYIAPEVLLKKEYDGKLADVWSCGVTLYVMLVGAYPFEDPDEPKNFKKTIHRILNVQYAIPDYVHISPECQHLISRIFVADSAKRISIPEIRNHEWFLKNLPADIMNDNVMNSQFDESDQPGQSIEEIMQIVAEATVPPAGTQSLNHYLTGSLDLEDDMDEDLESDLDDLDIDSSGEIVYAM
- the LOC108849597 gene encoding uncharacterized protein LOC108849597 isoform X2; this encodes MDVTTTAEVIFDRNEAVETPPEDDCCPICFSSFTVPCRGNCGHWYCGSCILQYWNYAAVSKPCKCPMCVRHITTLSPEASLQQRQEQEVKEVLAKIRRYNRLFVGGLTGFLQLQELPLLIKRLVWHMMDPDTNTLYFHEVRIFAMLMSTLYTAAEFSFIPTGGFRIVTVFDYTAIAMILILRVVGLYRRRRLAQRVRHIAATEFEPE
- the LOC108849597 gene encoding uncharacterized protein LOC108849597 isoform X1 — encoded protein: MDVTTTAEVIFDRNEAVETPPEDDCCPICFSSFTVPCRGNCGHWYCGSCILQYWNYAAVSKPCKCPMCVRHITTLSPEASLQQRQEQEVKEVLAKIRRYNRLFVGGLTGFLQKLQELPLLIKRLVWHMMDPDTNTLYFHEVRIFAMLMSTLYTAAEFSFIPTGGFRIVTVFDYTAIAMILILRVVGLYRRRRLAQRVRHIAATEFEPE
- the LOC108851956 gene encoding uncharacterized protein LOC108851956, producing the protein MDVTTTAEVIFDRNEAVETPPEDDCCPICFSSFTVPCRGNCGHWYCGSCILQYWNYAAVSKPCKCPMCVRHITTLSPEASLQQRQEQEVKEVLAKIRRYNRLFVGGLTGFLQKLQELPLLIKRLVWHMMDPDTNTLYFHEVRIFAMLMSTLYTAAEFSFIPTGGFRIVTVFDYTAIAMILVLKILPVSHLKIHEYLYLVTFSTY